The Vitis vinifera cultivar Pinot Noir 40024 chromosome 12, ASM3070453v1 genome has a segment encoding these proteins:
- the LOC100248325 gene encoding uncharacterized protein LOC100248325 has translation MSVEILNGATIDGFVEDEEAFNSWVHDSFAALDEDQDGVLSYEEMLKELQCLRVFETEFGIDVKTDPDEVAGVYCFLFSQFDRDSNGVLDFEEFKTATKRMMLAVADGLGLLPLQMILEEGSFLKKAVEWESTKLVP, from the coding sequence ATGAGTGTAGAAATTCTGAATGGTGCCACCATTGATGGCTttgttgaagatgaagaagCATTCAACAGTTGGGTACATGACAGCTTTGCCGCTCTTGACGAAGACCAAGACGGTGTGCTTTCCTACGAGGAGATGTTGAAAGAACTGCAGTGTCTTAGGGTTTTTGAGACCGAGTTTGGGATTGATGTGAAGACAGACCCAGATGAAGTTGCTGGAGTCTACTGCTTTCTGTTCTCGCAGTTCGATCGTGACTCAAATGGGGTGTTGGATTTTGAGGAGTTCAAGACTGCGACCAAGAGAATGATGCTGGCCGTGGCTGATGGGTTAGGGCTCTTGCCTTTGCAGATGATTCTAGAAGAGGGCAGTTTCTTGAAGAAAGCTGTTGAATGGGAATCCACCAAACTGGTGCCGTAA
- the LOC100248158 gene encoding uncharacterized protein LOC100248158 has translation MSVEVLDGATIVSFVEDEEAFNGLIHDRFSNLDTNHDGFLSFTEMLKEFQSLRVFETHFGIDVKRDPDELAHVYDSLFVKFDHDANGAVDLEEFKKETKRMMLAMANGLGFLPVQMVLEEDSFLKKAVEREAMKMDA, from the coding sequence ATGAGTGTGGAAGTGTTGGACGGTGCCACCATTGTCAGCTTTGTGGAAGATGAAGAAGCATTCAATGGTTTGATCCATGACCGCTTTTCCAATCTTGACACAAATCATGATGGCTTCCTCTCATTTACAGAGATGCTGAAAGAGTTTCAGAGTCTGAGGGTCTTTGAAACACACTTCGGCATTGATGTTAAAAGAGATCCAGATGAGCTTGCTCACGTCTACGACTCCCTGTTTGTGAAGTTCGATCATGATGCGAATGGTGCCGTGGATTTGGAGGAGTTCAAGAAGGAGACCAAACGAATGATGCTCGCCATGGCCAACGGGTTGGGGTTCCTGCCTGTTCAGATGGTCCTGGAGGAGGACAGCTTCCTGAAGAAAGCTGTTGAAAGGGAAGCCATGAAAATGGATGCTTGA
- the LOC100253285 gene encoding uncharacterized protein LOC100253285, whose amino-acid sequence MSVEVLDGATIVSFVEDKEAFNGLIHHRFSNLDTNHDGFLSYPEMLKEFQSLRVFETHFGIDVKRDPDELAHVYDSLFVKFDHDANGAVDLEEFRKETKQMMLAMANGLGFLPVQMVLEEDSFLKKAVEREAMKMDA is encoded by the coding sequence ATGAGTGTGGAAGTGTTGGACGGTGCCACCATTGTCAGCTTTGTGGAAGATAAAGAAGCATTCAATGGTTTGATCCATCACCGCTTTTCCAATCTTGACACAAACCATGATGGCTTCCTCTCCTATCCAGAGATGCTGAAAGAGTTTCAGAGTCTGAGGGTCTTTGAAACACACTTCGGTATTGATGTTAAAAGAGATCCAGATGAGCTTGCTCATGTCTACGACTCCCTGTTTGTGAAGTTCGATCATGATGCGAATGGGGCGGTGGATTTGGAGGAGTTCAGGAAGGAGACCAAACAAATGATGCTCGCCATGGCCAATGGGTTGGGGTTCCTGCCTGTTCAGATGGTCCTGGAGGAGGACAGCTTCCTGAAGAAAGCTGTTGAACGGGAAGCCATGAAAATGGATGCTTGA